From Brassica oleracea var. oleracea cultivar TO1000 chromosome C3, BOL, whole genome shotgun sequence, a single genomic window includes:
- the LOC106332715 gene encoding protein IQ-DOMAIN 14 isoform X1, translating to MAKKNGTSWLTAVKKILWSPSKDSDKKSHQKEADYNKQKKEKKGWIFRKTKVENTDSVTDTIPKAEKEEKDKPAVAEIVKLTATPGFIRRHWAAIIIQTAFRGYLAKRAFGALKGIVKLQALVRGHNVRNQAKHTLRCIKALVRVQDQVLSHHHQQLQRSRVLSSSPSSNCYDIEARRNSMFAESNGFWDSKTYLQDIRSRRSLSRDLSRCTNEFVVNQEESQSILQKRLEIAIEREKAHALALSNQIRSRSYRNQSAGDDRELLERTRWLDRWMATKQWDNTITIPTTRDQVKTLEMDTNIATTTHHHKSYPATPPSCRATRTFGIRSASPRIPCSSPSPMVQPNYMSATESAKAKARTQSTPRRRPVITAKKRLCYAEEGSVRSPSLKSAYNVCLWGEHESDYSCCYGDGLAGKVSPCSTSDLRWLQ from the exons ATGGCTAAGAAGAACGGAACGTCGTGGCTCACGGCCGTGAAGAAGATTCTCTGGTCACCCTCAAAAGATTCCGACAAGAAGAGTCACCAGAAAGAAGCTGATTATAACAAG CAGAAAAAGGAGAAGAAAGGATGGATTTTTCGTAAGACCAAAGTCGAAAACACTGACTCTGTAACCGACACGATACCTAAGGCGGAGAAAGAAGAGAAGGACAAACCAGCGGTTGCCGAGATCGTTAAGTTAACGGCAACTCCAGGTTTTATAAGACGTCATTGGGCTGCCATTATTATTCAAACAGCTTTCAGAGGCTACCTC GCAAAGAGAGCATTTGGGGCATTGAAAGGGATAGTGAAGCTACAAGCATTGGTGAGGGGTCATAATGTTAGAAACCAAGCGAAACACACTTTAAGATGCATAAAGGCTTTGGTTCGAGTTCAAGATCAAGTGCTTAGTCATCATCATCAACAACTACAACGTTCAAGAGTCTTATCATCATCACCATCATCAAACTGTTATGATATCGAAGCAAGACGTAATTCAATGTTTGCTGAATCTAACGGGTTTTGGGACAGTAAAACATATCTTCAAGACATCCGTAGCCGTAGATCTCTG TCAAGGGACTTGAGTCGATGCACCAATGAATTTGTGGTTAACCAAGAAGAATCACAATCGATTTTGCAGAAGAGATTAGAGATTGCTATTGAACGAGAGAAAGCACATGCACTTGCTCTATCTAATCAG ATTCGGAGTCGCTCTTACCGGAATCAATCAGCCGGCGACGACAGGGAGCTTCTAGAGAGAACCAGGTGGCTCGATCGATGGATGGCTACAAAGCAATGGGACAACACAATCACCATTCCCACAACAAGAGATCAAGTAAAGACTCTTGAAATGGATACAAACATAGCCACCACGACACACCATCATAAATCGTATCCAGCGACTCCACCGTCGTGCAGAGCCACTAGAACCTTTGGGATAAGATCAGCTAGTCCAAGGATACCCTGTTCTTCGCCTTCTCCGATGGTTCAGCCGAACTACATGAGTGCGACTGAGTCAGCTAAGGCTAAGGCACGGACTCAGAGCACGCCACGGCGGAGACCAGTTATTACGGCGAAGAAACGGTTGTGTTATGCGGAGGAGGGGAGTGTGAGGAGTCCGAGTTTGAAGAGTGCTTATAACGTTTGTCTTTGGGGGGAACATGAATCGGATTACTCTTGTTGTTACGGTGATGGGCTCGCCGGAAAAGTGTCGCCTTGTTCTACAAGTGATCTCCGGTGGTTACAGTGA
- the LOC106332715 gene encoding protein IQ-DOMAIN 14 isoform X2 yields the protein MAKKNGTSWLTAVKKILWSPSKDSDKKSHQKEADYNKKKEKKGWIFRKTKVENTDSVTDTIPKAEKEEKDKPAVAEIVKLTATPGFIRRHWAAIIIQTAFRGYLAKRAFGALKGIVKLQALVRGHNVRNQAKHTLRCIKALVRVQDQVLSHHHQQLQRSRVLSSSPSSNCYDIEARRNSMFAESNGFWDSKTYLQDIRSRRSLSRDLSRCTNEFVVNQEESQSILQKRLEIAIEREKAHALALSNQIRSRSYRNQSAGDDRELLERTRWLDRWMATKQWDNTITIPTTRDQVKTLEMDTNIATTTHHHKSYPATPPSCRATRTFGIRSASPRIPCSSPSPMVQPNYMSATESAKAKARTQSTPRRRPVITAKKRLCYAEEGSVRSPSLKSAYNVCLWGEHESDYSCCYGDGLAGKVSPCSTSDLRWLQ from the exons ATGGCTAAGAAGAACGGAACGTCGTGGCTCACGGCCGTGAAGAAGATTCTCTGGTCACCCTCAAAAGATTCCGACAAGAAGAGTCACCAGAAAGAAGCTGATTATAACAAG AAAAAGGAGAAGAAAGGATGGATTTTTCGTAAGACCAAAGTCGAAAACACTGACTCTGTAACCGACACGATACCTAAGGCGGAGAAAGAAGAGAAGGACAAACCAGCGGTTGCCGAGATCGTTAAGTTAACGGCAACTCCAGGTTTTATAAGACGTCATTGGGCTGCCATTATTATTCAAACAGCTTTCAGAGGCTACCTC GCAAAGAGAGCATTTGGGGCATTGAAAGGGATAGTGAAGCTACAAGCATTGGTGAGGGGTCATAATGTTAGAAACCAAGCGAAACACACTTTAAGATGCATAAAGGCTTTGGTTCGAGTTCAAGATCAAGTGCTTAGTCATCATCATCAACAACTACAACGTTCAAGAGTCTTATCATCATCACCATCATCAAACTGTTATGATATCGAAGCAAGACGTAATTCAATGTTTGCTGAATCTAACGGGTTTTGGGACAGTAAAACATATCTTCAAGACATCCGTAGCCGTAGATCTCTG TCAAGGGACTTGAGTCGATGCACCAATGAATTTGTGGTTAACCAAGAAGAATCACAATCGATTTTGCAGAAGAGATTAGAGATTGCTATTGAACGAGAGAAAGCACATGCACTTGCTCTATCTAATCAG ATTCGGAGTCGCTCTTACCGGAATCAATCAGCCGGCGACGACAGGGAGCTTCTAGAGAGAACCAGGTGGCTCGATCGATGGATGGCTACAAAGCAATGGGACAACACAATCACCATTCCCACAACAAGAGATCAAGTAAAGACTCTTGAAATGGATACAAACATAGCCACCACGACACACCATCATAAATCGTATCCAGCGACTCCACCGTCGTGCAGAGCCACTAGAACCTTTGGGATAAGATCAGCTAGTCCAAGGATACCCTGTTCTTCGCCTTCTCCGATGGTTCAGCCGAACTACATGAGTGCGACTGAGTCAGCTAAGGCTAAGGCACGGACTCAGAGCACGCCACGGCGGAGACCAGTTATTACGGCGAAGAAACGGTTGTGTTATGCGGAGGAGGGGAGTGTGAGGAGTCCGAGTTTGAAGAGTGCTTATAACGTTTGTCTTTGGGGGGAACATGAATCGGATTACTCTTGTTGTTACGGTGATGGGCTCGCCGGAAAAGTGTCGCCTTGTTCTACAAGTGATCTCCGGTGGTTACAGTGA